The Bacillus sp. Bos-x628 genome includes the window AGACGCTAAGAACACTTTCATATAAGAATGGATACGATCAAGGACGTTTTGATGCGGAGATTGAGGCGTTACATGGTACGTATGAAAAATCCGATCAACAGAAACGGGATGAAATCGTTGCAAAGGCGAAGGAAGACGTCGAAACGCTGAAAATGCGTAATCGATTATCTAAAGCGTTTAATATCGGAATCAGAGTGAATGCGGAAAACGGATCGGTTGAAGCCACAGCGAAAATACCGAATAGTCGCAAAGCGTCTTACGGAATCGCCAAATGTTCACCTAACGATTGCTTCAACGCACACATCGGCAAGGCTATTGCGCTAAGACGTGCGTTAGGTCTAGAAGTACCAGCGGCGTATCTAAACGTGCCACAACCGACGGAAGGAGGTGGTATAGATGGGGAAAGCCGGCCGTAAACGATGGGATGGGAACGTCAAATCAATGGAAATACTTGCGAAGCCTATCGATGATATAACGACTGAAGAAGTAGACTTTTTGCGTAATAATTATACATCGTCCGGCGGCTTAATACCGAACGCATATAGCAGAGGCGCCATCTTTACGCCACCCAACGTTTCTAAGTTCATGTGGGACGTATTAGCGTCGAAGCTGCCTAAAAATCCGAGAGTTCTTGAACCATCCGCAGGTGCCGGTGTGTTTTTAGAACACGCACCTAAAAGCGCGTCTATTACCGCCTTAGAACTCGATAAAACTAGTGCAAAAGTAATCTCCATCCTATATCCGGCGGCGGAAGTAATCGAAGGCGATGCACTGATTCATGATCGCCGTGCCTATTACGATTTAGTTATCGGAAACCCACCTTATGGCGTTTCAGTCGAATTTGAAGCGCCTAAAGACGAAGTGTGGTCGTCCGTATCTAAAACTAAGAATAAATATCGTGGGAAGTCGGAGGTTGCGTTTATAGAACTCGCAATCAAATCGGTAAAGCCTGGAGGTTATATTGCGTTTATTCTTCCTTTAGGTATCTCGTACACTACTTACGCAAAAAAACTTCGGAAACTTATGCACGAAACCTGCTGGCAGATTGCTACGATCATGCTTCCGTCAGAAACTTTTCAACACGTAGGTACGAAAGTCGCGACACAAATTATAATAATTCGGAAGGCGCCACCTGGGACTAAGTTGATATCGCCAGTCACGACGAAATGGGGTTCGAATTTTAGAAAAGGCGGTTTCAAAGATATATCGGACTTTGACGCTAAATTTCTAGAAGGGCAAACACCTGCATATTTCTCATCTGTTAAAGACATCGGTTGGAATCATAAAGGAGAAGTGACGGATTCAAATCAGCTAGACGAACTACTGGATGACTTCACCGACGGTAATTTGATGCGAGAAAACTTATACCCGCATATACCGAGTTGGTACGGCATTGAAAAAAGTAATGATGCGTTTTTCTTTTCGCATGGCAACGATACATGTGACGGGTTAATGGACGCCAAGAGAACGTTTTCAGACGGACCATTACGCTGGAACGAATTAACGTTAGGTGCAGGGGAAGAAGTGTTGTGGAACGGCGAGCCTGTGTCAACGTTCGACTTTGACTGGCAGGAGTGCATTGTAGACCGATACTATGCAACGAAAAAGGAGGCGGTTTGATGGGTGGGCAACCTGATCAGGAAATGGGCGGAGTATAAAACAGACTAGCGGTTTAGGAGGAATGAACGTGAAAATAGGCAGCGAGTATTCATGTGAAAGCAAGCCCTGCGTTATATGCAATAGAAAAACTGCTAAATATAAAATCTATGAACAATCAAACATGCAATTAAGAATACCTCTTTGCGACACAGATGAAAGAACATGCTTTGACAAAGTGGACGTTAAAGATACAACTTCATTTTTCTTAAAAGTTATCAAAAAGGATATTTAGGAGGGCGCGAAATGAACATTGAAAAAATGTTTGAAGTGCAAAAAGTGCTTGATGAACGAATCATCCGAGAAAAAGAGCTGGAAGGTCAAGACCTTCTGCCTAACACATATGTTGCTCTAATTACTGAACTAGGCGAATTTGCGAATGAAGGACGCTGGTTCAAGCATTGGAGTAATAAGAAAGAACCCAAAAGAAAAGTATTCACCACTGCAGGCGCAACACCAGAAAATGCTACTCACTTTAGATGCGAAAGTGATGATTGCGGTGAATTTCCGACAAGAGAAGACTTTGAAAATTTGTTTGAACCTGATTATGACGAGTGCCCTATTTGCAAAGCTGGAAGCGTGACTGCATACCGTGAAGTTGATCCGTTGCTTGAAGAATATGTGGACTGCATTCACTTCTTCTTATCAATTGCGATTAAAAAGGGCTGGCAAAAAGATATGCACATTCTGCACATTCCAGAAGAATCATTATTTAATTTCACAAAGGAAAATTTTGAAGGCGATCTTTCAAGAGTGTACTTAGAAATGCAATGGCACTTATTAAATTCGAGATTGTTCAAAAAGGAAGACGTGAAAAATTTGCACTTCCAATCAGCTTGGGGGTTGTTCTTGGCAATTGGAATCGTTGGCTTCGGCTTCACACCTGAACAAATAGAAAAAGCATACATGGACAAGAACGCCATAAATCACGGGCGACAGCAGGTGGGATACTGATGCGAGAGATTAAATTCCGTGTTTGGGATGAGAATGCTCAAGAAATGGTCTATGAAGTAGGTCTGACACCAGAGGGAATTCCTTATTCTATACCAGATCATGCCGAGGCTAGTGATCAATTTGATTATTATCCCAGCTGTCACAAAATGCAGTTTACCGGATTGAGAGATAAGAATGGCGTTGAGATTTATGAGGGAGATATTTGGGCTTCGAGGGATAACAAGATAAAGGTTGAATTTGATCAAAAGCGAGCAGGCTTCTTTCCATTTGCTGATAGCGATGGATGCGGCCGTTGCAATGATGAAACGTACATGCCTAATGATGGTGAAGTCATCGGAAACATCTATCAAAATCCTGAACTGTATCTATTGAAGGGCCCCACAATGAAGCTCAATATTGAATTTGAGATTCCCGAGGGTAAATTTGCGTTTAAATGCGCAAAGGAGTTGAAATAGATGTTGGAAGATTATTAATTAAGATAAGTTTCACTAAAGATTTAACTTATAAAATCTAATAGGATGATTAAGATGGAATTAAAATTTATCAAAAGAGATGGAGTATATGTAAGTGGTTTTGTAAATAATGGTGAGTATCATTTTGATGCAAAATTGTTTGATAAAGGTTCTCTATATGGAATAAACAAAGGAAGAGTTAGCTTATTAACAGTATCAATAGGTGATAAATGGACAGGTTTAGAAAACTGCATTTTAAATTATGATAGAGGATGGGATGTAAAGCCCCAAAAAGATGAACACATCAAAGTATTTACTGAAATTGTGAATTTTCTTGAAAATTCACCAACTAATGAATTATTTTAATTAATCTGAACAACGGAGGATGTAAAATGAACCCAAGACAAGCATTTAGAACATTTATCAAATACCAACTAGAAAACGGTGAGGGGTTATCTGAGTTAAGATTAAACAAAGAAGACATCGAGAAGTTCCTATACGGTGTTGAAGATGACATGCTTTTCTATTCTAAATTAGATGAATTGCTAAAGGAGTACATTGAAGATTATGGTGAGAATTACGGAATCGAATTGAGTTAACAAAACAATTAAACAAGTCCAAGGCGGGGATCTGGGGGCACTGATCAACATCTTTTAAGGGTGATAGTTGGTGTCCATTTTTTATTTGTCGGAAAGGAGAAGACGTGAAACAGGATAAGTCGAAGAACTCCTACAGGAGCTCACAGAAAGAGACCCGTAAATTTATGGGGCGAAGCAGGCATGGACTAGTCCTCTATGTAATCCAATTGTAATATTGCTTTGATTTACGAATTTATATTCATAGATATAAATATAAAAGGTTCTGAAAGAAAAAGAATGAACCAAATTAATACAGGAGGGCAAGAACCTATGAAAAAACTAATTGCCGTATCGACACTAATAGTATCAATGCTAATTGCTTCTTCCTCTTTTGCTCGAGCTCAAGTAGTAAAGCCTGGCGACACAATGTCAAAAATTGCAAGTCAAAATAATATGTCTCTTCAAGATTTAGCAGAAGCTAACCCGCAAATCAAAAATCTTTCTTTGATTTTTCCGGGACAAGAAATAAATACAAAAGTTGGAATTGAAAAACATCAACCAATGGTTTATGAGGGATATAAACATTTTATTTCAACAGCGTATTCTATGGGTTCTGTTACGGCGACAGGCACGAAAGTTCAAGAAGGCCGTACTATTGCAGTTGATCCAAGAGTTATTCCATTAGGATCAAAAGTTGAAATTAAATTTCCTGAAGGATACGAGTATCTTAATGGTGTATACAAGGCTGAAGACACTGGATCAGCTATTAAAGGAAATAAAATTGACGTCTATTTAAATACTAATGACAAATGTATTGAATTTGGTGTTAGAGATATTCAAATTAAGATTTTAAAGTGAAGGTAATATTAATGCTGCCATCTCAATTCCACTCCTAGCTTGGGGTCAGTATAGAAGAGATTATAACGGTAGCCAAAAGCATTGATGGTCCGATTAATTCGGATCATTTTTTTATTATATGAATCTCCATAATTCCGAGTTTCTTCTATTATATATGTATTACAAATTCATACTCATATACACATCATCAAGATCTTCTTGAGTAATCCCTAAATATTTCTTTGTAATAGCAATACTTGAGTGATTCAAAGCCTCCATTATTAAAGCTAATGAGTAACCCTTTTTATACGCCCAATACCCCCATGTTTTTCTCATACTATGAGTTGATACTGGTTCTTTAATTCCAATGTAATCTGCAGCTGAAGATAATATATGTGCAGCTTGTTGGCGGGAGATGGGTTTATTACCTTTTCTGCTGAAAAACAAATAGGATTCCTGGTCAAGCTGATATTCTTTCATATATTCTCTAATTGCTTTTTGGAGGTTCTCAGTAATCGGAAATCTTTTATATTTTCCTGTCTTTTCTTCATGAAGATAAATGAATTCTTTCGGCTTTCTTCCATCCCAAATATCTCCAACCTTCAATTTAAGAATATCACTAATTCTGAGGGCAGAACTTATTCCAACCATGAACATTAAGTAATCTCTTTTGCTCTTTTCTCTCAAATACATTTTTAGTAATTCCAGTTGTTTTTTGTCTCTAATGGGGCTCACCATATTCAAAATGATCACCTTTTAATTAATATGACATATTATAATATAATTATATGTTATGTAAGATTCAAAAACAATGAAAAGTAAGCACTTCTTATAAACATTAATATGAAGGGATTTAATACTTTACATAATGTCATTGTGTAAGATTCGCAGACTTATAAATTTTCCCTTCCACTAATTTACATATGGAAAATCACGGATATAATCGTTATATAATTCCGAATATTAAATTAATTCAAAATAAATATAACAAATTTACGGAGGAACAAATAAATGAGTTTTACATCACAAAGAAACTTTAAAGGGAGATTAGATGGAACGACAGTTCATGAAATTAACAAAAAAATTGATTTTGAAAAAACAACATTAGAGGAACGGAAAAAAGTTGTGGAAGAGATCCTAAATGAGACTAATTTCTATTCCGAATATTTTGATAGTTATTTTAAAACAGGAATTACAAATCGAGACTTTTTATCCCACCAAAACAATGTTTGTAAATCATTAGATCGTATGGCCACATATTTATTAACAAGTGAAGAAATCAAGAAAGAAGAAAAACGAGGGAAAACAGAGTACATTTTTTATTCAGACGAACGGTACTTTCAAAAGAAGGTTGAGAAAGAACCATCCATAGAATCATTGACTAACTCAAATAATGATGATTTTGCCGAAAACGTTATTCACTTTTTAAAAAAAGAGGAAGGAAACAAAATTCTACTTAAACCTCAATCTATTACACCTGAAGATCTCGAAAGAAATGATTGGTTGGGAGAAATTCTAAGAAGCTATGGGTCATTTCACGATTTCATAACACAAAAATTAAAGAATAAAGAAGGAAATCGGTTCATTTTATCTCGTATTAAAGGTCAACTACAGAATGATATGATTTATTCAAAAGATATACTGTTAGGTGTGTTCGGTTATAATCTTAAATATTTCTCTCAGAGTACAAACTATGATATTGATGTGTTTGACTTTACAAATCCTCTCCATTTAAAAGGGGATGTAATTGAAACGGAATCAGGAAAAACCATTTCAGCCAAAGGATTATTATTTTTAAAACCAGATTTCGATCCAAATGATGATTTTAGTTTTATCTTATTAGATTTAAAATCGACAATAGAAAAAGCTAACCTCACTGACTTCGAAAAAGAAGTCTTAAGACAAACCCAAAATGGATTAACTCAAGAAGAAATATCTGGAAATCTTAACACATATCAAATAAAAATATCTCGAACCATTGATCGTATTGTTAAGAAAGTTGCGGCAGTAGGAGATAAGTATGACGCAGAAGAAGCAGAGATCTAAGAATCTCTGTATTTTTCGTTTGAATAATATTTAAAACAGGAGAATGAACTTATGTTTAAGTATGGACTTGAAGCAGAATGTCATGATGCTGTTATAAAAGGAACAGATGGCAAAGGGCACATTGATTTTTATTTAGCTAAGTACGTTGCATTTAAACTCACGGAAAGAGATCCATTTATTAAGCCGATTGAAATACTTAATTTTATTTGGAAGAATTATTATCCAAAAGAGATTACTCGTTTCCTCAATAATGCAACAAAACACTATGGAAATAGAACCGAAGTAGAAAGGAATTATATCAAGTATTTCTTTCAAAGAATAGGCCGCCCTATTTTTCAAGAGATTGTCGTTAGAAACCTCGTTAACAGTTGCCTAATGTTCTGGTTTGATATTCCCTCATCAAAAGAAGACCGTAATTCAAAAATTGATGGTACGGTTCTTCATTTAAAAGACTTCAACATTTCTATTCCAATTCAAATTAAAAACCATAAGCATATTGATTTTAAAGATCAGAAAGAAAAGGAAGAACAAATAAAATTCTACGGTAGACCGGCTGAATATCTCGAGGTACATTTCTTTAATGATGATATGGTTAATGGAGAATTATATTGGATCGAAGGAGACATAAGAATTCTGTTTACAAACAGAGGTCTCGATAAAACATCAATAGAACTTTTTGAAACCAAAATATTAAAAGAAATGGCCCGAAAAGCTGGAGCTCAATTTACGTTTTTATAGACATAGATATAATAACAAAAATCCCTTTGAGGTGATGATTGTGATTACACCAAGTTATGAAGCTTTAACTAGGATGGTTAAGAGTTTTCGTGAGAAACTAGTACCTCAAACTAAAAATGATAAGACATGGCTCTTATATGAATCAGTAAATGAGTTAAGCGAAGAAGATCTTAAAGACCTTGATTTGACAATTATTGATCTAGCTGAAATAGTCAGCAATGAAATAGATCAAAACCCCTTTACATTAAAGAATGAACATTTAAGACATTAAGGAGAATGATCATGGAAGAAGAAAAAGGTTTAGACTATGCCAAATCTCAAGTTGAAAAGTTTCACAGAGCATTCCATCACTTAATTTCAGAAAAACCAACACCTATTCCTGAAGATATTGCTTTGGCTCGAACAATCTGGACAGCCGAAGAATTAGTTGAATTCTTATACGCAACAGTCCAGGGAAACAAAATAAAATTTTATGGTT containing:
- a CDS encoding N-6 DNA methylase, which produces MGKAGRKRWDGNVKSMEILAKPIDDITTEEVDFLRNNYTSSGGLIPNAYSRGAIFTPPNVSKFMWDVLASKLPKNPRVLEPSAGAGVFLEHAPKSASITALELDKTSAKVISILYPAAEVIEGDALIHDRRAYYDLVIGNPPYGVSVEFEAPKDEVWSSVSKTKNKYRGKSEVAFIELAIKSVKPGGYIAFILPLGISYTTYAKKLRKLMHETCWQIATIMLPSETFQHVGTKVATQIIIIRKAPPGTKLISPVTTKWGSNFRKGGFKDISDFDAKFLEGQTPAYFSSVKDIGWNHKGEVTDSNQLDELLDDFTDGNLMRENLYPHIPSWYGIEKSNDAFFFSHGNDTCDGLMDAKRTFSDGPLRWNELTLGAGEEVLWNGEPVSTFDFDWQECIVDRYYATKKEAV
- a CDS encoding dUTP diphosphatase, with translation MNIEKMFEVQKVLDERIIREKELEGQDLLPNTYVALITELGEFANEGRWFKHWSNKKEPKRKVFTTAGATPENATHFRCESDDCGEFPTREDFENLFEPDYDECPICKAGSVTAYREVDPLLEEYVDCIHFFLSIAIKKGWQKDMHILHIPEESLFNFTKENFEGDLSRVYLEMQWHLLNSRLFKKEDVKNLHFQSAWGLFLAIGIVGFGFTPEQIEKAYMDKNAINHGRQQVGY
- a CDS encoding YopX family protein, which produces MREIKFRVWDENAQEMVYEVGLTPEGIPYSIPDHAEASDQFDYYPSCHKMQFTGLRDKNGVEIYEGDIWASRDNKIKVEFDQKRAGFFPFADSDGCGRCNDETYMPNDGEVIGNIYQNPELYLLKGPTMKLNIEFEIPEGKFAFKCAKELK
- a CDS encoding 3D domain-containing protein, translating into MKKLIAVSTLIVSMLIASSSFARAQVVKPGDTMSKIASQNNMSLQDLAEANPQIKNLSLIFPGQEINTKVGIEKHQPMVYEGYKHFISTAYSMGSVTATGTKVQEGRTIAVDPRVIPLGSKVEIKFPEGYEYLNGVYKAEDTGSAIKGNKIDVYLNTNDKCIEFGVRDIQIKILK
- a CDS encoding site-specific integrase, with protein sequence MNMVSPIRDKKQLELLKMYLREKSKRDYLMFMVGISSALRISDILKLKVGDIWDGRKPKEFIYLHEEKTGKYKRFPITENLQKAIREYMKEYQLDQESYLFFSRKGNKPISRQQAAHILSSAADYIGIKEPVSTHSMRKTWGYWAYKKGYSLALIMEALNHSSIAITKKYLGITQEDLDDVYMSMNL